In a genomic window of Neoarius graeffei isolate fNeoGra1 chromosome 13, fNeoGra1.pri, whole genome shotgun sequence:
- the samhd1 gene encoding deoxynucleoside triphosphate triphosphohydrolase SAMHD1 — translation METRKRPREEPQCEADCLRTPHKPTETWQPGDFQLWDTRETCSYLRHHGLGQWEREFREQKITGVGLRLLTDVQLEKMGVEPLGSRLEILHCLSKLWQSSSQHMKVFNDPIHGHIELHPLLVRIIDTPQFQRLRHIKQLGATYMVFPGAAHNRFEHCIGVGYLAGCLVQALNERQPELLITKQDILCVQIAGLCHDLGHGPFSHMFDGMFIPRVRPNFKWKHEEASAQMFDHLVKVNKLEDMMEQYGLSLPNDLLFIKEQIAGPRDSVTSPKMWPYKGRSEEKSFLYEIVANKRTGIDVDKWDYFARDCYHLGIQNNSDYRRFLKFARVCDVKGKKHICTRDKEVGDLYDMFHTRNCLHRRAYQHKVGNIIEVMITEALEKADPYIKIRGSSGKMYRMSEAIEDMEAYTKLTDHIFEQILYSSDPALSEAQDILQNILCRRLYKCVGQTTPDSYYNVSQEMLPEWSREVSECKPDGIEVDLKPEDFVINVICMDYGMKEKNPVNNVYFYCKKEPTKAIKIRKNQVSKLLPEQFAEQLIRVYCKKTDEKNLEAARKYFVQWCINRNFSKPQDGDITAPELTPLKHDWQEDDDDDDETRDRIRINGGESVKANLFHCTKQKPA, via the exons AACAGAAGATAACAGGAGTCGGGCTGCGCCTCCTCACTGATGTACAGTTGGAGAAGATGGgcgtaga gccgcTGGGCTCCAGGCTCGAGATCCTCCACTGTCTCAGTAAACTGTGGCAGAGCTCATCTCAGCACATGAAG GTGTTCAACGATCCAATTCACGGCCACATTGAGCTCCACCCCCTGCTGGTACGCATCATCGACACGCCTCAGTTCCAACGGCTGCGGCACATCAAACAGCTGGGAGCCACGTACATGGTGTTTCCTGGAGCCGCACACAACCGCTTCGAACACTgcatagg TGTTGGATATTTAGCAGGTTGTCTGGTCCAAGCTCTGAACGAGAGACAGCCTGAGCTCCTGATCACCAAACAGGACATCCTGTGTGTTCAGATCGCTGGCTTGTGCCATGACCTgg GTCATGGTCCTTTTTCCCACATGTTTGATGGAATGTTTATTCCAAGGGTCCGACCCAATTTCAAATGGAAA CATGAGGAGGCATCAGCACAGATGTTTGACCACCTGGTGAAGGTGAACAAGCTGGAGGACATGATGGAGCAGTacggtctctctctccccaacgacCTCCTCTTCATTAAAGAGCAGATCGCCGGGCCGCGGGACTCCGTGACCTCGCCCAAAATG TGGCCGTATAAAGGCAGGTCAGAGGAGAAATCGTTCCTGTACGAGATTGTAGCGAATAAGAGGACGGGCATCGACGTGGACAAGTGGGATTATTTTGCAAG AGACTGCTATCACCTGGGCATCCAGAACAACTCGGACTACCGTCGCTTCCTCAAGTTCGCTCGAGTGTGTGATGTGAAGGGCAAAAAACACATCTGCACCAGAGACAAG GAAGTAGGTGATCTGTATGATATGTTTCACACACGGAACTGTCTGCATCGCCGAGCGTACCAGCACAAAGTGGGCAACATCATCGAGGTCAT gatAACCGAAGCTTTGGAGAAGGCCGATCCTTACATTAAGATTCGGGGCTCTTCAGGAAAGATGTACAGAATGTCAGAAGCCATTGAGGACATGGAGGCTTACACCAAACTCACAG ATCACATTTTCGAGCAGATCCTGTACTCGTCTGATCCAGCGCTGTCTGAAGCTCAGGACATCCTGCAGAACATCCTGTGCAGACGTCTGTACAAATGCGTGGGGCAGACGACACCGGACTCCTACTATAACGTGTCACAG GAGATGTTGCCTGAGTGGTCTCGCGAAGTGTCTGAGTGTAAACCTGATGGCATCGAGGTGGATTTGAAGCCTGAGGACTTTGTCATAAAT GTGATTTGTATGGATTATGGAATGAAGGAGAAGAACCCTGTGAACAATGTTTACTTCTACTGCAAGAAGGAGCCCACGAAAGCTATCAAGATCCGCAAGAACCAG GTGTCCAAGTTGCTGCCGGAGCAATTTGCCGAGCAGCTGATCAGAGTTTACTGCAAAAAAACAGATGAGAAGAATCTGGAAGCGGCGAGGAAGTACTTTGTGCAGTGGTGCATTAACAGAAACTTCTCCAAACCGCAG gatggtGATATCACTGCACCAGAGCTCACTCCACTAAAGCATGACTGgcaggaggatgatgatgatgatgatgagaccaGAGATCGAATAAGGATCAATGGTGGAGAAAGCGTAAAAGCAAACCTGTTCCATTGTACGAAACAGAAACCAGCCTAG